From Methanomicrobiales archaeon HGW-Methanomicrobiales-1, a single genomic window includes:
- a CDS encoding chemotaxis protein CheW has protein sequence MAKTAGEKEVKHTPSLSGSVPPAELAETKKDQHQKGKLQVVEFLLGKEHYAVDLFDVREVVEYTSITKLPNTPSYMKGIIDLRGEITTIIDLKERLNILEKSDIPEENSRIIVLDEKITKAKTGIMVDDVLAVSTFERGDIDSTSASGAREDAAILGIIKKKIKEKEHERHELIIWIDIRHLLRDIGEG, from the coding sequence ATGGCAAAAACAGCAGGTGAAAAAGAGGTAAAACACACCCCCTCCCTATCGGGCAGTGTTCCCCCGGCAGAACTGGCGGAAACAAAAAAAGATCAACACCAGAAAGGCAAACTCCAGGTTGTGGAGTTCCTTCTGGGAAAAGAACATTACGCAGTTGACCTCTTCGATGTGCGGGAAGTGGTGGAGTACACCTCCATCACCAAGCTTCCCAACACACCTTCCTACATGAAAGGGATCATCGATCTTCGTGGAGAAATCACCACGATCATTGATCTCAAGGAGCGACTCAACATTCTTGAAAAATCGGATATCCCTGAAGAGAACAGCCGGATTATTGTCCTCGATGAAAAGATCACCAAGGCAAAGACCGGTATCATGGTTGATGATGTGCTCGCCGTTTCGACGTTCGAGCGCGGAGACATTGATTCTACATCGGCATCCGGTGCCCGCGAAGATGCTGCAATCCTTGGTATCATCAAAAAGAAGATCAAGGAAAAGGAGCACGAGCGTCACGAGCTGATCATCTGGATCGATATCCGGCATCTGCTCAGGGATATAGGAGAAGGATGA